The Daucus carota subsp. sativus chromosome 2, DH1 v3.0, whole genome shotgun sequence genome includes a window with the following:
- the LOC108209036 gene encoding uncharacterized protein LOC108209036 isoform X4: MASSRKTSGTPKTCSIPVLDSSSDFSGELDEDREELLFAADFAQNASYRACSDSFWKKLECYFAPVTSQNESYLKHQQDLADAIGGSLYQNAEGEDYKAPTLLQRLISAIIDDDESEGMSQNGDKMESPIPSPDCNSHMLSVEDNIRVQLQSIDLCPKMVMYLCCYLVMYISTKLTNLILLLLLQHPEGEDAIDKDIRELEEKLVQQAQKKKQYIAKIYESIQHRKDAEKRNLEQAAMSKLIEMAYKRQRVSYGSHSSKRVLRRVNKQAALPFAERTLARCLEFEDTGRNWFGKAASSSSVAIGSDVARGNEEPHNVGKNPVNPSTKQPTESVSFERRNSASLMDLDEGGMQDHDWHGLAVPMDNLSDVHFDFWF; encoded by the exons GTGAGTTGGATGAGGATCGTGAGGAATTATTATTTGCTGCAGATTTTGCTCAGAACGCCAGCT ACCGCGCTTGTTCTGATTCGTTTTGGAAGAAACTGGAGTGTTATTTTGCGCCTGTTACTTCACAAAATGAGTCATATTTGAAGCACCAG CAGGATTTAGCTGATGCAATCGGTGGGAGTTTATACCAGAACGCTGAAGGTGAAGATTATAAAGCTCCTACTTTGTTGCAAAGACTCATCTCTGCTATAATTGACGACGATGAAAGCGAAGGGATGAGCCAGAATGGAGACAAGATGGAATCTCCCATTCCTTCTCCCGATTGCAACAGTCATATGCTGTCTGTGGAGGACAATATACGAGTGCAGCTGCAGAGCATTGATTTGTGTCCTAAAATGGTTATGTACCTCTGTTGTTATTTGGTGATGTACATATCAACTAAACTGACTAATCTAATTCTTCTCTTACTATTGCAGCATCCAGAGGGAGAGGATGCAATCGATAAAGATATTCGTGAActtgaagagaaattagttCAGCAG GCACAGAAGAAGAAACAATACATTGCAAAAATTTATGAATCTATTCAACATAGGAAGGATGCAGAGAAAAG GAATCTGGAGCAGGCCGCTATGAGTAAATTGATCGAAATGGCCTACAAAAGACAAAGG GTTTCTTATGGGAGTCATTCCTCGAAGAGAGTCCTCCGCAGGGTCAATAAACAAGCTGCTTTGCCTTTTGCTGAACGTACTCTTGCCAGATGCCTAGAGTTTGAAGATACTGGGAGGAACTGGTTTGGAAAAGCTGCTTCTAGTTCATCAGTGGCTATTGGGAGCGATGTTGCAAGGGGAAATGAGGAGCCGCACAATGTAGGAAAGAATCCTGTGAATCCTTCAACAAAACAACCAACTGAATCTGTTTCATTTGAGCGAAGAAACTCTGCTTCTCTAATGGACTTGGACGAAGGTGGTATGCAAGACCACGACTGGCATGGTCTTGCCGTACCAATGGATAACCTCTCAGATGTCCATTTTGATTTCTGGTTTTAA